A stretch of Amycolatopsis balhimycina FH 1894 DNA encodes these proteins:
- a CDS encoding Rieske 2Fe-2S domain-containing protein, with the protein MVRDGRMAAVPLDPRADEYPMSSVPHGWYALLRSSRLPRDEVVPLHYFGRALIAFRGTDGSPAVRDAYCPHYGAHLGAGGKVVDGTVECPFHGWRFGADGRCTHAPFAARPPKVSIGGFLVREHSGLIFVHTGPAAPAWEVPEIPETTSRQFTRPIDDVNTARIHIQEMRENIVDESHFHFIHGQSEPPVQNLVTDGPFAEVRGRIQRRILRWDIDNTFDVFMYGPGVMVVRVHGALLSLTAVALTNPIDDRTSELRMLYYVRKPARLPFLAPILKLAFRTQAFGEVREEIGIWDHKIHQARPVLLPHEKGIKALRRWYAQFYRETPGSESEISVSP; encoded by the coding sequence ATGGTTCGTGACGGCCGGATGGCCGCGGTCCCCCTTGATCCGCGCGCCGACGAGTATCCCATGTCCTCGGTGCCGCACGGCTGGTATGCGCTTCTGCGGAGTAGCCGGCTGCCACGCGACGAGGTCGTGCCACTGCATTACTTCGGCCGCGCCCTGATCGCTTTCCGCGGGACGGACGGAAGTCCCGCGGTGCGTGATGCCTACTGCCCGCACTACGGCGCGCATCTGGGTGCCGGCGGGAAAGTGGTGGACGGGACGGTGGAGTGCCCGTTCCACGGCTGGCGATTCGGTGCGGACGGCCGGTGCACGCACGCGCCGTTCGCCGCGCGGCCGCCGAAAGTGTCCATCGGCGGGTTCCTGGTCCGCGAGCACAGCGGGCTGATCTTCGTCCACACCGGGCCGGCGGCGCCCGCCTGGGAAGTGCCGGAGATCCCGGAAACCACGTCCCGGCAGTTCACCCGTCCGATCGACGACGTGAACACCGCGCGGATCCACATCCAGGAGATGCGCGAGAACATCGTGGACGAGTCCCATTTCCACTTCATTCACGGGCAGAGCGAGCCCCCGGTGCAGAACCTGGTCACGGACGGGCCGTTCGCCGAGGTCCGCGGACGCATTCAGCGACGGATCCTGCGCTGGGACATCGACAACACCTTCGACGTGTTCATGTACGGCCCCGGCGTCATGGTGGTGCGCGTACACGGCGCCCTTTTGTCGTTGACCGCCGTCGCGCTCACGAACCCGATCGACGACCGCACCAGCGAGCTGAGGATGCTCTACTACGTCCGCAAACCGGCCAGGCTGCCCTTCCTCGCGCCCATCCTCAAGCTGGCCTTCCGGACGCAGGCGTTCGGCGAGGTCCGCGAGGAAATCGGGATCTGGGACCACAAGATCCATCAGGCCCGGCCGGTCCTGCTGCCGCACGAGAAGGGCATCAAGGCGCTGCGCCGCTGGTACGCCCAGTTCTACCGGGAAACGCCCGGCTCGGAAAGTGAGATCAGTGTTTCGCCCTGA